GCCGGTGACGTCGACGATGGTGGAGGCCGTGGCGTGGTCCGCGCGGCCGCCGTCCAGGTACACCGAGATCGCGTCGCCGAGCTGGCCCTGGGCCTCGTCGCAGGTCGCGGGCGAGGGGCCGCCGGTCTTGTTGGCGCTGGAGACGGCGAGCGGGCCGGTGCTGTTGAGCAGCTCCAGGGCGACGGGGTGCAGCGGCATCCGGACGGCGACGGTGCCGCGGGTGTCGCCGAGGTCCCAGCGCAGCGACGGCTGGTGCCGGGCGACGAGGGTCAGCCCGCCCGGCCAGAAGGCGTCGACGAGCTCCCAGGCCTGCTCGGAGAAGTCGGTGACCAGGCCGTGCAGGGTGGTCGGCGAGCCGACGAGCACCGGGGAGGGCATGTTGCGGCCGCGGCCCTTGGCGCCCAGCAGGGCGCCCACGGCCTCCGGCGAGAAGGCGTCGGCGCCGACGCCGTACAGCGTGTCCGTCGGCAGCACCACGAGCTCGCCCCGGCGGATCGCCGAAGCGGCCTCGCGCAGCCCGGTGGCGCGGTCCCCGGTATCGGCACAGTCGTAGCGGCGGCTCATCGGTGCGGTCCCCTTCCGAAGTTCACGGCGAAGTCAAGAAGTCACAGAGCGGCGCGGGCGGGCCGCGCCGGGCCGGTCACGGCGTCGCCCGGCGGGCGGTGGTGAAGCGGGGCCGGCCGTTGAGGTCGCGGTGGTCGGCGGCGTCCGTCCACCCGGCCTCCTCGTTGAAGATCCAGGGCACCTGTCCGCCCTGGGTGTCGGCGTGCTCGACGACCACCGCGCCGCCGGGGCGCAGCAGCCGGGCGGCGACCCGCTCGATGCCGCGGATGGTGTCGAGGCCGTCCTCGCCGGAGAACAGCGACATCTGCGGGTCGTGGTCGCGGGCCTCGGGCGCGACGTACTCCCACTCGGTGAGCGGGATGTACGGCGGGTTGCTGATGACGAGGTCGAAGCGGCCGTCCCAGCCGCGGTCGTCCGCGAAGGCGAGCGTGGCGTCGCCCTCGTGCAGGTGGACCCTGGCCCGGTCGGGGCTGGTCGCGATGTTGCGCCGGGTGTAGGCGAGCGCGCCCTCGTCCAGCTCGAAGGCGTGGACGGTGGAGCGGGGCAGTTCCTGGGCGAGGGCGAGCGCGATGGCGCCCGAGCCGGTGCACAGGTCGACCACCAGCGGCTCGGCGACGTCCATGTCGCGGACGGCGTCTATGGCCCACTCGACGACGGTCTCGGTCTCCGGCCGGGGCACGAAGACGCCCGGGCCGACCTCGAGCTCGAGGTAGCGGAAGAAGGCGCGGCCGGTGATGTGCTGCAGCGGCTCACGGGCCTCCCGGCGGGAGACCGCCTCCCAGTACCGGGCGTCGAAGTCGGCGTCGGGCACGGTGTGCAGTTGGCTGCGCTTGACGCCGTGGACGTGCGCGGCGAGTTCCTCCGCGTCGAAGCGCGGCGACGGCACCCCGGCCGCGGCCAACCGCTGGGTGGCCTGCGCCACCTCGGCGAGCAGCAGGTTCATCCGACCACACCTCTGACTTCTCGGGCTTCGGGCCCGGTTCTCAGTTCTCCTGGGCGGCGGCCAGCTTGGCCGCCGCGTCGGCGTCCACGCAGGACTGGATCACCGCGTTGAGGTCGCCGTCCAGCACCTGGTCCAGGTTGTAGGACTTGAAGCCGGTGCGGTGGTCGGAGATGCGGTTCTCCGGGAAGTTGTAGGTCCGGATGCGCTCGGAGCGGTCGACGGTGCGGACCTGGCTGCGGCGGGCGTCGGAGGCCTCCCGCTCGGCCTCCTCCTGGGCCGCCGCCAGCAGGCGCGAGCGCAGGATGCGCATCGCCTGCTCCTTGTTCTGCAGCTGGCTCTTCTCGTTCTGGCAGGAGGCCACGATACCGGTCGGCAGGTGGGTGATCCGGACGGCCGAGTCGGTGGTGTTGACGGACTGGCCGCCGGGGCCGGACGAGCGGTAGACGTCGATCCGCAGGTCGTTGGCGTGGATCTCCACCTCGACCTCCTCGGCCTCCGGGGTGACCAGCACGCCGGCCGCGGAGGTGTGGATGCGGCCCTGCGACTCGGTGGCCGGGACGCGCTGCACGCGGTGCACGCCGCCCTCGTACTTCAGCCGGGCCCAGACGCCCTGACCGGGCTCGGTGGAGCCCCTGGTCTTCACGGCGACCGAGACGTCCTTGTAGCCGCCGAGGTCGGACTCGTTGGCGTCGATGATCTCGGTCTTCCAGCCCACCCGCTCGGCGAAGCGGAGGTACATCCGGAGCAGGTCGCCGGCGAACAGCGCGGACTCCTCGCCGCCCTCGCCCGCCTTGACCTCCAGGATGATGTCCTTGTCGTCGTTGGGGTCGCGCGGGACGAGCAGCAGCCGCAGCTCCTCGGTGAGCTCCTCGCGGCGGGCCTCGGCCGTCTTCGCCTCGGCGAGGAACTCCGGGTCCTCGGCGGCCAGCTCGCGGGCGGCCTCGATGTCCTCGCCGGTCTGCTTCCAGGCGCGGTAGGTGCGGGTGATCGGGGTCAGCTCCGCGTAGCGCTTGGCCAGCTTGCGGGCGTTCGCCTGGTCGGCGTGGACGGACGGATCGGCCAGCCTCGTCTCGAGGTCGGCGTGCTCGACGAGGAGCTCTTCGACTGCCTCGAACATGGGGTGGCCTACTTCCGGTCAGTACCGATGGGGCGGGGGGTGGTCCGGCCGCCGCGCGGCGCGGCGGACCGGGGAGATGCGAACGGCGCCGGCCCGACACCCCCGTGAATGCACGGGGGCGCCGAGACCGGCGCCGTGGAAGCGCTAGGCCTTGCCGCCGCTGAGCTTCTTGCCGAAGCGGGCCTCGAAGCGGGCCACGCGGCCACCGGTGTCCATGATCTTCTGCTTGCCGGTGTAGAACGGGTGGCACGCCGAGCAGACCTCGGCGCGGATCTCGCCGCTGGTCTCGGTCGAGCGGGTGGTGAACTCGTTACCGCAGGTGCAGGTCACCTTGGTCACGACGTACTCGGGGTGAACGTTGGCCTTCAAGGGTCTCTCCTAGGTTTCGGGAGGGCACCGGGTCGGCGGCAGGCAGCCGCGCGTGAACCGGGACCGACGGACCAGTGTGCCAGCACCGGCCGCCTCTTCCCAAACCGGGAGGCGGCCCGGACTATTCCCGGCCGGCCACGGCCGGCGTGCGGGTCGCGGTGCTCCGCGCCGAGGGGCTCGGGGTGCTGTCGGCCGGGTTGGACGGCTGGATGCTCACCACGGACTGCGGGACGGTGCCGTCGACCGCCAGGGCGGCCCACAGCTGGGCGGCCTGGGGCGTGCGCGGGACGACCCGGTTGGGGTCGCTGGGCGCGCTCACCACCGGCAGGGTCACCATGGTCATCTGGTCCGGCCCGATGCCCTTGAGGGTGTTGGCGAGGCCGACCAGGGCGCTGACCGAGGCGAGGTCGGAGTCGGTGGTCATCGACCTGGTGAGCTTGTCGGCGATCGACCACAGGTGGGCCGGGTTGGAGGTGAGCCCGAGCGAGCCGACCTGCTTCATGATCGACTTCACCATCTGCTGCTGCAGCTCGATCCGGCCGAGGTCGCTGCCGTTGCCGACGCCGTGCCGGGTCCGGACGAAGGCCAGCGCCTGGGCGCCGCTCAGGTGGTGGCTGCCGGCCGCCAGGTGCAGTCCGCTGTCCTGGTCGGAGATGTCGACGGTGGTGGTGACGTCCACCCCGCCGATGGCGTCGATCAGGCCCGCGAAGCCGGCGAAGTCCACCTCGACGAAGTGGTCCATCCGCAGCCCGGTGAGCTGCTCGGTCGTCTTCACCGCGCAGGCCGGGCCGCCGACCTCGTACGCGGAGTTGAACATGGCGCTGCGCAGGGTCGGGGTGGCGGTGCCGTCCGGGGCGGTGCAGGCCGGGCGGGCGACCAGGGTGTCGCGCGGAATGCTGATCACCGAGGCGGCGGTGTGCTCGCGGTTGACGTGCACCACCATCGCGGTGTCCGAGCGGGCGGTGTCGCCGACCGCGCCGCCGGCCAGCGAGTGGTTGGCGCCGGCCCGGGAGTCCGAACCGAGCAGCAGGATGTTGAAGGCGCCGCCCACCGAGGCGGGCGGACGACCGGGGCCGAGCTGGGTGTCGATGTCGACGCTGCGGATGTTGCCGTTGAGCTTCCAGTACGCGTAGCCGGCCGCACCCGCACCCACCAGCAGCAGCCCGATCGCGGAGAACACCGCGATGCGCAGCACCTTGCGGCGTCTGCTTCGAGGCTCACTCCGATCGGACATCTCCTCCCCTTTCTGCTCGAACGGGGCTTTTCGAGCATAAGGGAATCCGTCCTCCGCCGATCGGCGGAGGGCTGCGGCCCCGGGCGGTCTCCGCGGCCCGGGCCCGACGCAGGCCCCACGGAGAAGGGCGAGGCCCCCACCGCGGATGCGGTGCGGGGCCTCGCCCTGCGGCGCGAGCCGGATCAGTCGCCGGAACCGGGGGTGGTCTTGGCGATCTGCATCAGGAACTCGGCGTTGCTCTTGGTCTGCTTCATCTTGTCCAGGAGCAGCTCGATGGCCTGCTGCGAGTCGAGCGCGTGCAGCACCCGGCGGAGCTTCCAGGTGACCGCCAGCTCCTCCTTGCCGAGCAGGATCTCCTCCTTGCGGGTGGAGGACGCGTCGACGTCCACCGCCGGGAAGATCCGCTTGTCGGAGAGCTTGCGGTCGAGCTTGAGCTCCATGTTGCCGGTGCCCTTGAACTCCTCGAAGACGACCTCGTCGGCACGGGAGCCGGTCTCCACCAGGGCGGTGGCGAGGATCGTCAGCGAGCCGCCGTTCTCGATGTTGCGCGCGGCGCCGAAGAACTTCTTCGGCGGGTAGAGCGCGGTCGAGTCGACACCACCGGACAGGATGCGGCCGGAGGCGGGCGCCGCCAGGTTGTAGGCGCGGCCCAGGCGGGTGATCGAGTCCAGCAGGATCACCACGTCGTGGCCCAGCTCCACCAGGCGCTTGGCACGCTCGATGGCGAGCTCGGCGACGGTGGTGTGGTCCTCGGCCGGACGGTCGAAGGTCGAGGAGATGACCTCGCCCTTGACCGACCGCTGCATGTCGGTGACCTCTTCGGGACGCTCGTCGACGAGGACGACCATCAGGTGGCACTCGGGGTTGTTGTGGGTGATCGCGTTGGCGATCGCCTGCATGATCATCGTCTTGCCGGTCTTCGGCGGGGCGACGATCAGACCGCGCTGGCCCTTGCCGATCGGCGACACGAGGTCGATGATCCGGGTCGTCAGCACGCCCGGGTCGGTCTCCAGGCGCAGCCGCTCCTGCGGGTACAGCGGGGTCAGCTTGCCGAACTCGGGGCGGTTGCGGGAACCGTCCGGGTCCGTGCCGTTGACCGAGTCGAGGCGGACCATCGCGTTGAACTTCTCGCGGCGCTCGCCGTCGCGGGGCTGGCGCACCGCACCGGTGATGGCGTCGCCCTTGCGCAGGCCGTGCTTGCGCACCTGGGCGAGCGAGACGTAGACGTCGTTCTGCCCCGGCAGGTAGCCGGAGGTGCGGACGAACGCGTAGTTGTCGAGGATGTCGAGGATGCCCGCGACCGGGATGAGGACGTCGTCCTCGCCGATCTGCGGCTCGGGGGCGCTGCCCTCGAAGCCCTCGCGGCGGCCGCCACGGCCCCGGCGGTCGCGGTAACGGCCGCGCCGGCCCCGGCGGCCGTCGCCGAACTCGTCGTCGTCGTAGCCGCCGGCCTGCTGCTGCCCGGCGGGCTGGCCCTGGCGCGCGGCCGGGCCGTCCTGCTGGGTGCCGGTCTGCGGCTGGCCCTGGCGGTCGGCCCGGTCGCGGTCGCGGCGATTGCGGCGGTCGCGGCGGGACTCGCGGGACTCGCTGTCCTGGCCGTCGGCGGCCTCGGTGCGCTCGCCGCCCTCGCGGCGGTCGCGCCGGTCACGGCGGTCGCGGCGCTCGGTGCGGGCCGCCTCGCCCTCGACGGGGCGCTGCTCGGCGGTCCGGGTCTCGGCCTTGGCCTCGGCGACCACGGTGCCGGCCGGCTCGGCGGCGACCTCGGCGACCGGGGCACCGGCCGCGGAGGTGGCGCGGCGGCGGGTGCGCTCGGCACGGGCCGGGGCGGCCTCCGCAGCGGCCTGGACCGGGATCTCGATCTGGGTCTGCGGCTGCTCCGCGGCAGCGGCTGCGGCGGCGGCGCGGGTGCGGCGGGCCGGCTTCTCCTCGGCGGCCTTGGCGGCGGGCGCCTCCTCGGCGGGGGCGGCGGCAGCCGCCTTGGTGGCGGTGCGCTTGGCGGCCGGAGCGGGCGCGGCGGCGCCGGCGAGCAGCGGGTCGCCGCCGCTCTTCTCCTTGATGGCCTCGATGAGCTGGCTCTTGCGCATCCGTCCGGTACCGCTGATACCGAGGCCCGTGGCGAGCTTCTGCAGCTCGGCAAGGACCAGGCCGTCGAGGCCTGCGGCGGCGCTGCGACGGCGCCTGGCCGGGGCCGCGGGGGCGGCGGCTGCGTCCGACGCGTCGGCGTCCGGGCGCGCGCCCATCAGATCGGTGGTGTCGCTCACTAAGGGTCCTTCCCTGGAGCGGACGTCGGCCTGTCTGGCACGGCGACCGGTTGTGCTGTCCTGACCAACGCCGAATCACGCTGGTCCGAGGCGGTTGTCCCCCCGAAAGGACCAGCCGATCGGGTGGACGCTGCGAATGTGCGGTGCACTGTGGTGCGAAGTGGCGCGGTGGGCCGGTCTCGTGCCGGCCTCGCTGCCTGTGGTTCCCGGGCCCCCGTCGCGTGGCGGTACCTCGGGCTCCGCCCGCCCGTGCCTCAGTGCGGAGGCCGCGGATGGGAGTCAGGTGCCGTCACGGCTTCGGGATGCGCCGCAGTCGCGCAGGCAGGCTGCGTACGCGCTGTGGTGGGCTCCCGGAAAATCGTGGTCCCGTCCTTCCGGACCCTGCAGGTGCGGACGGTGCCAACCTTAAGGGGCGGGATCGGGACGTGGCGCACCGAGCCCCGGAGGGTGTCTGGTGCAGCAATGAGGTTAACACTACCGACCCCCTGACACATTCCCCAGCCCTGTTCTTGTCAATCGTTTCCGTCCCCGCGGGTGTGGCCGCGTTCGTTGTCGGCTCAGACGTCGAGCGGCAGGACGCACGCACCGGTACGGTCCAACTCCAGCCGGTGGGCGGCGAACTCGGGCCCGCCGAGGCCGAGCACCTTCTCCGCGGAGGCCTCGTCGGTGAGCGCCAGCACGGTGGGGCCCGCGCCGGAGATCACGGCCGGCACGCCGTGCGCACGCAGCGCGCCCACCAGCGCGGCGCTGTCGGGCATCGCGGAGGCGCGGTAGTCCTGGTGGAGGCGGTCCTCGGTGGCGGTGAGCAGCAGCTCGGGGCGGCGGGTGAGGGCCTCGACGAGCAGCGCGGCGCGGCCGGCGTTGACGGCGGCGTCGGCGAGCGGGACGGTCTTCGGCAGCAGGCCTCGGGCGGTCTCGGTGAGCACCTCGTTCGCGGGCACGAAGACCACCGGGACGACCTGCTCGGAGGGGTCGAGCACGATGGTGCGGGCGCCGTCCTCGGCCGTCCAGGCCACCGTGAAGTTGCCGCGCAGGCAGGCGGCGACGTTGTCCGGGTGGCCCTCCAGCTCGGAGGCGAGCGCGAGCAGGGCGTCGTCGTCGAGCGCGTTCGCCCCGCCGATGGTGACGGCGCGGGCGGCGACGATGCCGGCGCAGATGGCGGCGGAGGAAGAGCCGAGGCCGCGGCCGTGCGGTATGCGGTTGGCGCAGACGACCTCGAGGCCGCGCGGCTGGCCGCCGAGGCGCTCGAAGGCGGCCCGCATGGAGCGGACGACGAGGTGGCGCTCGTCGCGCGGCAGGCTGTCGGAACCCTCGCCGGCGATGTCGACCGAGAGGCCGGAGTCGGCGACGCGGACGACGATGTCGTCGTAGAGACCCAGGGCGAGTCCGAAGGCGTCGAAGCCGGGGCCGAGGTTGGCGCTGGTCGCGGGGACCCGGACCCGGACGGCGGCGGCACGGAACGCAGGACCGGCCATGCGGTGGACTCTCCTGGGGAGTGAGGGCTGCCCGAAGGGATGGGGCCAGCGGTGGTACGGCCGCGGGGCCACTGGACTCCAGGGACCCGGCGGTGCGGGAAATTGCGCGTCCATGCGCGTCCCGACGGAACCAGCCTATCGAAGACAGGTTCCACAGCGGTACACCCTGCTCGGCACCGATCGGCCGTGTTGCCCTTTGTGGCCGGAAACGATGCGGAATTGAGCGGGGAAATCAGTGCGGAATCAACACGTACGTGTCATCGGCGGACGGCCGCGGGCCGACCCCCGAAAGGGTCGGCCCGGGTCGTGCGGGTCGGCTGAGCCACCGTCAGTCGAGCAGGCCGAGGCGGCGCGCGGCGGACTCGGCGTCGACCGGGACGATCTCCGGGCGCTGCGGGGCGCCGGCCACCGCCCAGTCCGGGTCCTTCAGGCCGTTGCCGGTGACGGTGCAGACGATCCGCTGGCCCGGATCGACCAGCCCGGCCTCGGCCTTGGCCAGCAGGCCGGCCACGCCGGACGCCGAGGAGGGCTCCACGAAGACACCCTCCTGCGAGGCCAACAGCCGGTAAGCGGAGAGGATCTGACGGTCGGTCACCTTGTCGATGAGGCCGCCGGACTCGTCGCGCGCGGCGATCGCGTACTCCCACGAGGCCGGGTTGCCGATCCGGATCGCGGTGGCGATGGTCTGCGGGGAGCGGACGGGGGCGCCGTCGACGATCGGGGCCGAACCGGCCGCCTGGAAGCCCCACATCCGCGGGGTGCGGGTGGCCAGGCCGTCCGCGGCGTACTCCCGGTACCCCTTCCAGTACGCGGTGATGTTGCCCGCGTTGCCGACCGGCAGGATGTGGATGTCGGGGGCGTCGCCGAGCATGTCGACGATCTCGAAGGCGGCGGTCTTCTGACCCTCGATCCGCACCGGGTTCACCGAATTGACCAGCGCCACCGGGTACTTCTCGGACAGCTCGCGGGCCAGCGTGAGGCAGTCGTCGAAGTTGCCGTCCACCTGCAGGATGTGCGCGCCGTGGATGATGGCCTGGCCCATCTTGCCGAGGGCGATCTTGCCCTGCGGGACGAGCACCGCCGGCACCATGCCGGCCCGCACCGCGTAGGCGGCGGCGGAGGCCGAGGTGTTGCCGGTGGAGGCGCAGATGACGGCCTGGGCGCCGTCCTCCTTCGCCTTGGAGATGGCCATCGTCATGCCGCGGTCCTTGAAGGACCCGGTGGGGTTGGCGCCCTCGACCTTGAGGTACACGTCGCAGCCGGTGCGCTCGGAGAGCACCTGGGCGGGGACGAGCGGCGTGCCGCCCTCCAGCAGGGTCACCACGGGCGTGGCCGCGGTGACCGGAAGCCGGTCGCGGTACTCCTCGATGAGGCCCCGCCACTGGTGGGTGCGGGCGCCGCTCACTCTGCTCTCGGCGATGGCGTTCATGTCGATTACTCCCCTTCGACCCGCATGATGCTGGCCACGTCGCGCACGCTGTCCAGCGCGCGGAGCTTGTCGACCGTCGCCGACAGGGCGGCGTCGGTGGCGCGGTGGGTGACCACGACGAGCGACGCGTCGCCGTCGCGGCCCTGCTGGCGCACGGTGTCGATGGAGACGCCGTGCTCGGCGAAGACGGACGCGACCTGGGCGAGCACGCCCGCGCGGTCGTCGACGTCCAGGCTGACGTGGTAGCGGGTGACGACCTCGTCCATCGGCTTGGCCGGCAGGCGGGTGTACACCGAGTCGCCCGGGCCGGTGGCACCGGCCAGTTTGTTGCGGCAGACCGCGACCAGGTCGCCGAGGACGGCGGAGGCGGTCGGCGAACCGCCGGCGCCCGGGCCGTAGAACATCAGCCGGCCGGCCGCCTCGGACTCCACGAACACCGCGTTGTACGCCTCGCGGACGGAGGCCAGCGGGTGCGACAGCGGGATCATCGCCGGGTGGACGCGGGCGGTGACGGACTCGCCGTCCGCGGCGCGCTCGCAGATCGCCAGCAGTTTGACCACGCAGCCCATCTGCTGGGCGGAGGCGATGTCCGCGGCGGTCACCTCGGTGATGCCCTCGCGGTAGACCTCGGCCGCGGTGACCCGGGTGTGGAAGGCGATGCCGGCCAGGATCGCGGCCTTGGCGGCGGCGTCGAAGCCCTCGACGTCCGCGGTCGGGTCGGCCTCGGCGTAACCCAGCGCGGTGGCCTCCTCCAGCGCCTCGGAGTACCCGGCGCCGGTGGTGTCCATCTTGTCGAGGATGAAGTTGGTGGTGCCGTTGACGATGCCCAGCACCCGGTTGACCTTGTCGCCGGCCAGCGACTCGCGCAGCGGGCGGATCAGCGGGATCGCGCCGGCGACCGCGGCCTCGTAGTAGAGGTCGACGCCGGCCGCGGCGGCCTTCTCGTGCAGCTCGGCGCCGTCCTGGGCGAGCAGCGCCTTGTTGGCGGAGACCACCGAGGCGCCGTTGGCGAAGGCCGACAGGATGTGCTGCCTGGACGGCTCGATGCCGCCCACCACCTCGACCACCACGTCGATGTCGCCCCGGTTGACCAGGGCCTCCGCGTCGGTGGTGATCAGGTGCTCGGGCACCCCGGGCCGAACCCGGCCGGCCCGGCGGACGGCGATCCCGGCGAGTTCGACCGGCGCGCCGATCCGCGCGGCGAGGTCGTCGGCCGTCGTCGTCATGATGCGCGCCACCTCGGAGCCCACCACACCACAGCCCAGCAACGCCACCTTCAGCGGGCGCGTACGCATCATCCGACTCCGCTCTGCATTCTCGGTCTCCGCCGGGCAATTCCGGATGCCCGACGGTATTCGGTCTCTACCAGTCTCCGGGACTTTCCGCACAGATCTACGCCCGGTCCATGATTTGAGACAAGGATTTCGTCAGCCGATATCAAGACGCAGGAGATCCTCCTCCGTCTCGCGCCTGACGATCACCCGGGCCGCACCGTCCAGGACGGCGACCACGGGGGGCTTGAGGGCGTGGTTGTAGTTGCTGGCCATCGACCGGCAGTACGCTCCGGTGGCCGGCACCGCGATCAGGTCGCCCGCGGCCAGGTCGGCCGGGAGGAAGGCGTCCCGGACCACGATGTCGCCGGACTCGCAGTGCTTGCCCACCACGCGGACCAGCATCGGCTCGGCCTCGCTGGTGCGCGAGACCAGCGCCACCGAGTACTCGGCGTCGTACAGCGCGGTGCGGATGTTGTCCGACATGCCGCCGTCCACGCTGACGTAGGTGCGCAGGCCCTCCAGCGGCTTCACCGTGCCCACCTCGTACAGGGTGAACGCGGTCGGGCCGACGATCGCGCGGCCCGGCTCCACCGACAGCCGGGGCGCGGCCAGGTTCGCGGCGGCGCACTCGCGGCGGACGATCTCGGTCAGCGAGGCGGCGATCTCGGCGGGCTCCCGCGGGTCGTCGTCGCTGGTGTACGCGATGCCGAGGCCGCCGCCCAGGTCGATCTCGGGCAGTTCGACGCCGTGCTCGTCGCGGATCTCGGCCAGCAGGCCGACCACCCGGCGGGCCGCGACCTCGAAACCGGCGGTGTCGAAGATCTGCGAGCCGATGTGCGAGTGGATGCCGCGCAGCTCCAGCGCCTCCGGGTGCGCGAGCACCCGCCGGACGGCCTCCGCGGCCGAACCGCCGTTCAGCGACAGGCCGAACTTCTGGTCCTCGTGCGCGGTGGCGATGAACTCGTGGGTGTGCGCCTCGACGCCGACCGTGATCCGGATCAGCACCCGCTGGCGGACGCCCTG
This genomic window from Streptomyces sp. TLI_235 contains:
- a CDS encoding translation factor SUA5 — its product is MSRRYDCADTGDRATGLREAASAIRRGELVVLPTDTLYGVGADAFSPEAVGALLGAKGRGRNMPSPVLVGSPTTLHGLVTDFSEQAWELVDAFWPGGLTLVARHQPSLRWDLGDTRGTVAVRMPLHPVALELLNSTGPLAVSSANKTGGPSPATCDEAQGQLGDAISVYLDGGRADHATASTIVDVTGKTPVVLRAGAISVEQLREVVPDLEAGS
- a CDS encoding release factor glutamine methyltransferase, translating into MNLLLAEVAQATQRLAAAGVPSPRFDAEELAAHVHGVKRSQLHTVPDADFDARYWEAVSRREAREPLQHITGRAFFRYLELEVGPGVFVPRPETETVVEWAIDAVRDMDVAEPLVVDLCTGSGAIALALAQELPRSTVHAFELDEGALAYTRRNIATSPDRARVHLHEGDATLAFADDRGWDGRFDLVISNPPYIPLTEWEYVAPEARDHDPQMSLFSGEDGLDTIRGIERVAARLLRPGGAVVVEHADTQGGQVPWIFNEEAGWTDAADHRDLNGRPRFTTARRATP
- a CDS encoding bacterial peptide chain release factor 1 (bRF-1), which translates into the protein MFEAVEELLVEHADLETRLADPSVHADQANARKLAKRYAELTPITRTYRAWKQTGEDIEAARELAAEDPEFLAEAKTAEARREELTEELRLLLVPRDPNDDKDIILEVKAGEGGEESALFAGDLLRMYLRFAERVGWKTEIIDANESDLGGYKDVSVAVKTRGSTEPGQGVWARLKYEGGVHRVQRVPATESQGRIHTSAAGVLVTPEAEEVEVEIHANDLRIDVYRSSGPGGQSVNTTDSAVRITHLPTGIVASCQNEKSQLQNKEQAMRILRSRLLAAAQEEAEREASDARRSQVRTVDRSERIRTYNFPENRISDHRTGFKSYNLDQVLDGDLNAVIQSCVDADAAAKLAAAQEN
- a CDS encoding LSU ribosomal protein L31P — protein: MKANVHPEYVVTKVTCTCGNEFTTRSTETSGEIRAEVCSACHPFYTGKQKIMDTGGRVARFEARFGKKLSGGKA
- a CDS encoding LytR family transcriptional attenuator produces the protein MSDRSEPRSRRRKVLRIAVFSAIGLLLVGAGAAGYAYWKLNGNIRSVDIDTQLGPGRPPASVGGAFNILLLGSDSRAGANHSLAGGAVGDTARSDTAMVVHVNREHTAASVISIPRDTLVARPACTAPDGTATPTLRSAMFNSAYEVGGPACAVKTTEQLTGLRMDHFVEVDFAGFAGLIDAIGGVDVTTTVDISDQDSGLHLAAGSHHLSGAQALAFVRTRHGVGNGSDLGRIELQQQMVKSIMKQVGSLGLTSNPAHLWSIADKLTRSMTTDSDLASVSALVGLANTLKGIGPDQMTMVTLPVVSAPSDPNRVVPRTPQAAQLWAALAVDGTVPQSVVSIQPSNPADSTPSPSARSTATRTPAVAGRE
- a CDS encoding transcription termination factor Rho — encoded protein: MSDTTDLMGARPDADASDAAAAPAAPARRRRSAAAGLDGLVLAELQKLATGLGISGTGRMRKSQLIEAIKEKSGGDPLLAGAAAPAPAAKRTATKAAAAAPAEEAPAAKAAEEKPARRTRAAAAAAAAEQPQTQIEIPVQAAAEAAPARAERTRRRATSAAGAPVAEVAAEPAGTVVAEAKAETRTAEQRPVEGEAARTERRDRRDRRDRREGGERTEAADGQDSESRESRRDRRNRRDRDRADRQGQPQTGTQQDGPAARQGQPAGQQQAGGYDDDEFGDGRRGRRGRYRDRRGRGGRREGFEGSAPEPQIGEDDVLIPVAGILDILDNYAFVRTSGYLPGQNDVYVSLAQVRKHGLRKGDAITGAVRQPRDGERREKFNAMVRLDSVNGTDPDGSRNRPEFGKLTPLYPQERLRLETDPGVLTTRIIDLVSPIGKGQRGLIVAPPKTGKTMIMQAIANAITHNNPECHLMVVLVDERPEEVTDMQRSVKGEVISSTFDRPAEDHTTVAELAIERAKRLVELGHDVVILLDSITRLGRAYNLAAPASGRILSGGVDSTALYPPKKFFGAARNIENGGSLTILATALVETGSRADEVVFEEFKGTGNMELKLDRKLSDKRIFPAVDVDASSTRKEEILLGKEELAVTWKLRRVLHALDSQQAIELLLDKMKQTKSNAEFLMQIAKTTPGSGD
- a CDS encoding homoserine kinase, which encodes MAGPAFRAAAVRVRVPATSANLGPGFDAFGLALGLYDDIVVRVADSGLSVDIAGEGSDSLPRDERHLVVRSMRAAFERLGGQPRGLEVVCANRIPHGRGLGSSSAAICAGIVAARAVTIGGANALDDDALLALASELEGHPDNVAACLRGNFTVAWTAEDGARTIVLDPSEQVVPVVFVPANEVLTETARGLLPKTVPLADAAVNAGRAALLVEALTRRPELLLTATEDRLHQDYRASAMPDSAALVGALRAHGVPAVISGAGPTVLALTDEASAEKVLGLGGPEFAAHRLELDRTGACVLPLDV
- a CDS encoding L-threonine synthase, with amino-acid sequence MNAIAESRVSGARTHQWRGLIEEYRDRLPVTAATPVVTLLEGGTPLVPAQVLSERTGCDVYLKVEGANPTGSFKDRGMTMAISKAKEDGAQAVICASTGNTSASAAAYAVRAGMVPAVLVPQGKIALGKMGQAIIHGAHILQVDGNFDDCLTLARELSEKYPVALVNSVNPVRIEGQKTAAFEIVDMLGDAPDIHILPVGNAGNITAYWKGYREYAADGLATRTPRMWGFQAAGSAPIVDGAPVRSPQTIATAIRIGNPASWEYAIAARDESGGLIDKVTDRQILSAYRLLASQEGVFVEPSSASGVAGLLAKAEAGLVDPGQRIVCTVTGNGLKDPDWAVAGAPQRPEIVPVDAESAARRLGLLD
- a CDS encoding homoserine dehydrogenase; amino-acid sequence: MRTRPLKVALLGCGVVGSEVARIMTTTADDLAARIGAPVELAGIAVRRAGRVRPGVPEHLITTDAEALVNRGDIDVVVEVVGGIEPSRQHILSAFANGASVVSANKALLAQDGAELHEKAAAAGVDLYYEAAVAGAIPLIRPLRESLAGDKVNRVLGIVNGTTNFILDKMDTTGAGYSEALEEATALGYAEADPTADVEGFDAAAKAAILAGIAFHTRVTAAEVYREGITEVTAADIASAQQMGCVVKLLAICERAADGESVTARVHPAMIPLSHPLASVREAYNAVFVESEAAGRLMFYGPGAGGSPTASAVLGDLVAVCRNKLAGATGPGDSVYTRLPAKPMDEVVTRYHVSLDVDDRAGVLAQVASVFAEHGVSIDTVRQQGRDGDASLVVVTHRATDAALSATVDKLRALDSVRDVASIMRVEGE
- a CDS encoding diaminopimelate decarboxylase; the protein is MSRSAHPAGPRHGDVLTEGHYQAPPADLNALDPKVWSRTVSRDEDGVVTVGGLDVKALAAEFGTPAYLMDEADFRARARAWRDAFGADADVYYAGKAFLSKAVVRWLHEEGLNLDVCSGGELAVALAAGMPGERLALHGNNKSVLELEQAVKAGVGHIVVDSYEEIERLAGVAERQGVRQRVLIRITVGVEAHTHEFIATAHEDQKFGLSLNGGSAAEAVRRVLAHPEALELRGIHSHIGSQIFDTAGFEVAARRVVGLLAEIRDEHGVELPEIDLGGGLGIAYTSDDDPREPAEIAASLTEIVRRECAAANLAAPRLSVEPGRAIVGPTAFTLYEVGTVKPLEGLRTYVSVDGGMSDNIRTALYDAEYSVALVSRTSEAEPMLVRVVGKHCESGDIVVRDAFLPADLAAGDLIAVPATGAYCRSMASNYNHALKPPVVAVLDGAARVIVRRETEEDLLRLDIG